The following are from one region of the Polyangiaceae bacterium genome:
- the ggt gene encoding gamma-glutamyltransferase has product MGGLKRGLFVVAALAAACTRSASGHGEATPPPSSAPPVTASAPPSASLTPPAPKPPLPVVHGGGNTVRSERGVVVSVESQATRAGVRILEAGGNAVDAAVAVAYALAVTHPSAGNIGGGGFMLVHRVGQPTVAIDFRETAPEALTRERFDQMIAHDAIGPDAAGIPGTVAGLELAHDRFGKLSREDVLAPAIELAEKGHRIGHREGLTIRWSWPSIKRNPPLRAVFGDGKDPKKAGTRLRRPDLAKTLRRIAEQGRDGFYQGETAKRLIAGLGKNALWHASDLSEYRAIERTPLRFSYRGLTVETMPPPSAGGPTLAMILSQRAALKAWQNARGSALDLHLFLEASRRAQAARRFAVVDPERLPPGELARRIALWENGAALLSAHPIDPEHATPSSEIDPRFAAAMRELEHTTHLSVVDADGNAVSLTTTLSAGFGAKIMPAGTGVVLNNSVASFGTAGDNLPKGGARTVSSMAPTLLFRDQELVAVLGSPGGDTIPSTVAQVLMNLVDAGMTLDRAVNAPRVHHGFVPDEARYERQRPPPKAVLDDLVRRGHTLSKKRIPMGDANDIVLADGAAFGYADPREGGLALGPSETKTP; this is encoded by the coding sequence GTGGGCGGGCTGAAGCGCGGGCTCTTCGTCGTCGCCGCCCTCGCCGCTGCGTGCACGCGCTCGGCCAGCGGCCACGGTGAAGCCACACCGCCGCCGTCGAGCGCGCCGCCGGTCACGGCCTCGGCGCCGCCTTCGGCGTCGCTCACTCCTCCCGCACCGAAGCCACCGCTGCCCGTCGTGCATGGCGGCGGCAACACGGTGCGCTCCGAGCGCGGCGTCGTGGTCAGCGTGGAAAGCCAAGCCACCCGCGCCGGCGTGCGCATCTTGGAAGCGGGCGGCAACGCCGTGGACGCCGCCGTGGCCGTGGCCTACGCCCTGGCCGTCACCCACCCCAGCGCCGGCAACATCGGCGGCGGCGGCTTCATGTTGGTTCACCGCGTGGGCCAGCCCACCGTCGCCATCGACTTCCGAGAGACCGCGCCCGAAGCGCTCACGCGAGAGCGCTTCGATCAGATGATCGCCCACGATGCCATCGGTCCCGACGCCGCCGGCATTCCGGGCACCGTCGCCGGCCTCGAGCTGGCTCACGATCGCTTCGGGAAGCTCTCGCGCGAGGACGTCCTCGCCCCCGCCATCGAGCTGGCGGAGAAGGGCCACCGCATCGGCCACCGCGAGGGCCTCACCATTCGCTGGAGCTGGCCATCGATTAAAAGGAACCCTCCGCTCCGGGCGGTGTTCGGCGACGGCAAAGATCCGAAGAAAGCGGGCACGCGCCTGCGCCGCCCCGATCTGGCCAAGACGCTGCGCCGCATCGCGGAGCAGGGTCGCGACGGCTTCTATCAGGGCGAGACCGCCAAGAGGCTCATCGCCGGCCTGGGCAAGAACGCCCTGTGGCACGCGTCGGACCTCTCGGAGTACCGCGCCATCGAGCGCACGCCGCTGCGCTTTTCGTACCGCGGTCTCACGGTGGAGACGATGCCGCCGCCCTCCGCCGGAGGCCCCACGCTGGCCATGATCCTGAGCCAGCGCGCCGCTCTGAAAGCCTGGCAGAACGCCCGCGGCTCCGCCCTCGATCTGCATCTGTTCCTGGAGGCCAGCCGGCGCGCGCAGGCCGCGCGGCGCTTCGCCGTGGTGGATCCCGAACGCCTTCCGCCGGGCGAGCTCGCGCGCCGTATCGCCCTGTGGGAGAACGGCGCCGCGCTCCTCTCAGCGCACCCGATCGATCCAGAGCACGCCACGCCCTCCTCGGAGATCGATCCACGCTTCGCCGCCGCCATGCGCGAGCTCGAGCACACCACGCACCTGTCGGTGGTGGACGCAGACGGCAACGCCGTCAGCCTCACCACCACGCTCTCCGCGGGCTTCGGCGCCAAGATCATGCCCGCCGGCACCGGCGTGGTGCTCAACAATTCCGTCGCCTCCTTCGGCACCGCGGGCGACAACCTCCCCAAGGGCGGCGCCCGCACCGTGAGCTCCATGGCGCCCACGCTCCTGTTCCGCGACCAAGAGCTCGTCGCGGTGCTCGGCTCCCCCGGTGGCGACACCATTCCCAGCACCGTCGCCCAGGTGCTCATGAACTTGGTGGACGCCGGCATGACGCTCGACCGCGCCGTGAACGCCCCCCGCGTGCACCACGGTTTCGTTCCCGACGAAGCGCGCTACGAGCGCCAACGCCCGCCGCCCAAGGCGGTGCTCGACGACCTCGTGCGCCGCGGTCACACCCTCAGCAAGAAACGCATCCCGATGGGCGACGCCAACGACATCGTCCTCGCCGACGGCGCTGCCTTTGGCTACGCCGACCCGCGAGAAGGCGGCCTGGCCCTCGGCCCTTCGGAAACGAAGACTCCCTGA
- a CDS encoding autotransporter domain-containing protein encodes MRKLGLVSLLGIGVTLTITSAASAQGEPAPAEPTAAPSAAPPEAAPPPVPPPPPPPPPPAGTAQPGYPAQPGYPAQPGYPAQPGAYPPPQQPAYYAPPPAPPPPPPEGVHEHDGFYLRLALGYAHLNLESTLTETNQDEKIKGNGAVFQLAIGGTPAPGLVIGGMLLGHAFAEPDVEINGVSRSTSNTTVNVSSVGPFIQYYFDPTSGFYLQGYVGYASGNSQYDSGGTTYQSESATGPAFGIGLGYDFWISDQWSIGPEFRFLYASLKYSGSGPDEEDKVYIPTLSIAGTLH; translated from the coding sequence ATGCGCAAGCTAGGTTTGGTTTCGTTGCTGGGCATCGGCGTGACGTTGACGATCACTTCGGCAGCAAGCGCGCAAGGCGAGCCTGCGCCTGCCGAGCCAACGGCCGCTCCCTCTGCAGCTCCTCCGGAGGCCGCTCCGCCGCCGGTCCCGCCGCCACCGCCGCCACCGCCGCCGCCCGCGGGGACGGCGCAGCCCGGCTATCCGGCGCAGCCCGGTTATCCGGCGCAGCCCGGTTATCCGGCGCAGCCCGGCGCCTATCCTCCTCCGCAGCAGCCGGCGTACTACGCGCCGCCCCCGGCGCCACCGCCTCCGCCTCCGGAGGGCGTGCACGAGCACGATGGGTTCTATCTGCGCCTCGCCCTCGGATACGCGCACCTGAATCTCGAGTCGACGCTCACGGAAACCAACCAAGATGAAAAGATCAAGGGCAACGGTGCCGTGTTTCAGCTCGCGATCGGCGGGACTCCGGCGCCGGGGCTCGTGATCGGTGGCATGCTGCTCGGGCACGCGTTTGCCGAACCGGACGTGGAGATCAACGGCGTGAGCCGGAGCACGAGCAACACCACCGTGAACGTGAGCTCCGTGGGTCCCTTCATTCAGTACTACTTCGATCCGACGAGCGGGTTCTACCTCCAAGGCTACGTCGGATACGCCTCGGGCAATTCCCAATACGACTCTGGCGGGACCACCTACCAGAGCGAGAGCGCCACGGGGCCTGCCTTCGGCATCGGTCTGGGGTACGACTTCTGGATCTCCGATCAATGGAGCATCGGCCCCGAGTTTCGCTTCCTCTACGCCAGCCTCAAGTACTCGGGCAGCGGTCCGGACGAAGAAGACAAGGTCTACATTCCGACGCTTTCCATCGCCGGCACGCTGCACTGA
- the moaB gene encoding molybdenum cofactor biosynthesis protein B — protein MPSDRTFIPLSIAVLTVSDTRTLETDTSGGTLVEALEGAGHVVASRALLPDDVDKLRAQLVEWIEDPNIAVVIATGGTGITARDVTPEALAPLVTKPIPGFGELFRYLSYADIGASTIQSRAEAALCKTTLVFTLPGSTKAVRLGLDKIILPQLDARTEPCSFAELLPRVVAG, from the coding sequence ATGCCGTCGGACCGCACGTTCATCCCGCTCAGCATCGCCGTTCTCACCGTCAGTGACACTCGGACGCTGGAGACGGACACCAGCGGTGGCACCTTGGTGGAAGCGCTCGAAGGGGCGGGGCACGTCGTGGCCAGTCGCGCGTTGCTCCCCGACGACGTCGACAAGCTCCGCGCGCAGCTCGTGGAGTGGATCGAAGATCCGAACATCGCGGTCGTGATCGCAACGGGAGGTACCGGCATCACCGCGCGGGACGTGACGCCGGAAGCGCTTGCGCCCCTCGTCACCAAGCCGATCCCCGGATTTGGCGAGCTGTTCCGCTACCTCTCGTATGCGGACATCGGCGCGTCCACCATTCAGTCCCGGGCCGAAGCCGCGCTGTGCAAGACGACCTTGGTGTTCACGTTGCCCGGCTCCACCAAGGCCGTGCGGCTCGGCCTCGACAAGATCATCTTGCCGCAGCTCGACGCTCGCACGGAGCCGTGCAGTTTTGCCGAGCTCTTGCCGAGGGTAGTCGCCGGCTGA
- a CDS encoding DUF4013 domain-containing protein, translating to MQPPWQAEAPAQDVGYAPGPGSSRGVSVIDAVKAVFEDPEWKHNVMFAVIFMVIPIAGPIAMAGWFCEAQQRLVRRHPQPIPYIDFSDFGEYLRRGLTVFLVQIVMTIPVLIIVYGFIALAAVGTAGVIAATDEPAIGIAVGGLLGLIALMVMLGVSAFVNAAQTRAELTENFSEALSMGKVFAYGKATFWRVMIKNFAFMFVAVGIVLLGMMLCYVGIYPAAIVLQIAAMRLRFMIYDDYLARGGEPIPVKPAQLLPSEARAQAQGAWAG from the coding sequence ATGCAACCTCCCTGGCAGGCCGAGGCTCCGGCCCAAGACGTAGGGTATGCCCCAGGCCCTGGCTCGAGCCGCGGCGTCAGCGTGATCGACGCCGTCAAGGCGGTGTTCGAGGACCCGGAGTGGAAGCACAACGTGATGTTCGCGGTGATCTTCATGGTCATCCCGATCGCCGGCCCCATCGCCATGGCCGGCTGGTTTTGCGAGGCCCAGCAGCGCCTGGTGCGACGTCACCCCCAGCCCATCCCGTACATCGACTTCTCGGATTTCGGTGAGTACCTCCGGCGCGGGCTGACGGTGTTCCTGGTGCAGATCGTGATGACCATCCCGGTGCTGATCATCGTGTATGGCTTCATCGCCCTGGCGGCCGTTGGCACCGCCGGCGTGATCGCCGCCACGGACGAGCCCGCCATCGGCATCGCCGTCGGCGGCCTGCTCGGCTTGATCGCCTTGATGGTGATGCTCGGCGTCAGCGCCTTCGTAAACGCCGCCCAAACCCGCGCGGAGCTCACGGAGAATTTCAGCGAAGCCCTGAGCATGGGCAAGGTGTTCGCCTACGGCAAGGCCACCTTCTGGCGGGTGATGATCAAGAACTTCGCGTTCATGTTCGTGGCCGTGGGCATCGTGCTCTTGGGCATGATGCTCTGCTACGTCGGCATCTACCCCGCGGCGATCGTGCTGCAGATCGCAGCGATGCGGCTGCGCTTCATGATCTACGACGATTACCTCGCCCGCGGCGGCGAGCCGATCCCCGTGAAGCCGGCGCAGCTCTTGCCGTCGGAAGCTCGAGCCCAGGCGCAGGGGGCGTGGGCGGGCTGA
- a CDS encoding four helix bundle protein → MLDWLEELARLIPRIERHDPDLARQLRRASRSVVLNTAEGMDARGRNKSAKYTIALGEMRESYAALEVSVRLRYLPPLEPGFEDRSQKIIGTLHRLAHSRARDDAR, encoded by the coding sequence ATGCTGGACTGGCTCGAAGAGCTCGCAAGGCTCATCCCGCGCATCGAACGACACGATCCCGATCTCGCGCGGCAGCTTCGGCGGGCATCGCGCTCGGTCGTGCTCAACACCGCCGAAGGCATGGATGCGCGCGGCCGCAACAAGAGCGCCAAGTACACCATTGCGCTGGGCGAGATGCGCGAAAGCTACGCGGCGCTCGAGGTCAGCGTCCGGCTTCGGTACCTGCCGCCGCTGGAGCCTGGCTTCGAGGATCGCTCGCAGAAGATCATCGGCACGTTGCATCGTCTTGCGCACTCTCGGGCGCGCGACGATGCGAGATGA